The Sulfoacidibacillus ferrooxidans nucleotide sequence ACTTATTTATTTTACTGATGATGCAAAACATATGTTAATTGAAAAATTTGCTCAAGCACTTCGTGTGGGCGGCATTTTATTTGTGGGTGGAACTGAGCAAATATTTCATCCTGAGACCTATCGCTTAAAGCAGGTTATTCCATTTTTTTATGAACGAATATAAATCCATAATACTTTCTAGACCTACACAAACGCTTTTTTGCTGTCAGTTGAAAGTACTATTTTTATGTGTTATAATTTATCTATTGTTTTGGAATTGAATGGTTTCATATGCGGATGTAGTTCAACTGGCAGAGCGTCAGCTTCCCAAGCTGAATGTTGCGGGTTCGAATCCCGTCATCCGCTCCATGAATGGGTATACGACTAACCGTTTCCGTGCATATACGTTGTTAATAACAGCTATGTGCGTTTTGATGCGTGGTAGTGGTATATTTTTTTATGTCTTTAAACGTTCTATAGGAACGGAGTGAAGATGTGCAATCATACATATTGTCAATTGACCAAGGAACGACTAGTTCGCGCGCTATTTTAGTTAATAAGTCAGGGCACATCACTGCGTTTGCACAGAAAGAATGTAAACAAATTTTTTCTAATAATGGATGGGTAGAGCATAATGCTCTTGAAATATGGGACACTGTACAAAGTGTCATTGCAGAGGTTGTTGCTCACAATCACATCCGTGTATCTGATATTGCGGCTATTGGAATTGCAAATCAACGTGAGACAACTGTAATTTGGGATAAGAATACTGGTATTCCCGTTTACCATGCTATTGTATGGCAATCTCGTCAAACATTTGATATATGCGAAGAATTGCGACAAAAAGGCTACGAACGTATCATTCATGAAAAGACCGGGTTGTTAATTGATGCGTACTTTTCTGGTACAAAAGTAAAATGGATTCTCGACCATATACCAGGTGTTCGTGAAAAAGCTGAACAGGGTGAACTGCTGTTTGGCACCATCGATACATGGCTAGTCTGGAAACTTACTAGTGGTAAAAGACACGTTACAGATTATAGCAATGCTTCGAGAACACTTATGTTCAATATTTACGAAAAAATATGGGATGAAGAAATTTTGGAGATTTTATCGATACCAAAGATTTTATTACCTGAGGTTTGTACATCCTCTGAAATATATGCTAAGACGGATCCAAGTGTATTTTTCGGTGAAGCAATCCCTATCTCAGGGATTGCTGGTGATCAACAAGCTGCCTTATTTGGTCAGACTTGCTTTGAACCAGGTATGGTCAAAAATACTTACGGAACTGGTTGCTTTATGCTGATGAATACAGGCGAGCGCGCTGTACGCTCTGATAAAGGGTTACTTACGACAATTGCTTGGGGGATCGATGGGAAAGTAGAGTACGCATTGGAAGGGAGTATCTTTGTTGGAGGTTCTGCCATTCAGTGGTTAAGAGATGGCCTTCGTATGTTCAAAAATGCATCAGACAGCGAGCAATATGCTTCTCGTGTCGATTCTACAAATGGAGTATACATGGTTCCTGCATTTGTTGGACTCGGAACTCCTTATTGGGATAGCGAGGCTCGAGGTGCAGTTTTTGGTCTTACAAGGGGAACGCAAAAAGAACATTTTGTGCGTGCGACACTTGAAGCCTTGGCATATCAAACAAAAGATGTTCTTGCAGTCATGGAAGAGGAGTCTGGCATTTCTCTTACAAAATTGCGTGTTGATGGGGGGGCGACCCTGAATCATTTTCTTATGCAGTTTCAAAGTGATTTGTTAGATGTTCCAGTAGAACGACCTGCTATATTAGAAACAACAGCATTAGGCGCTGCATATTTAGCTGGTCTAGCGGTTGGTTTTTGGAGGGATAAGCGGGAAATTTCTTCTCAAACTAAGATTGACCGTACTTTTACAAATACTATGGACAATGACACGCGTAGTCGCCTATACTTAGGTTGGTTAAAAGCCGTAAAAGCAACAAGAACATTTACATCATAGTTTTTACAACTTAATTATGAACGTGGTATGGAGCCATTGAGAAACCACAAGTCTTCCTTGATAAGGAATCGACTTGTGGTTTTACTGTTAAGGAGTGAGATGATATGAGTAATCAGTTTTCTAACGAACATCGTTATTCCATGTATGAATATTTGCAGTCCACTTTATTGGATGTATTGGTCATTGGTGGGGGAATTACAGGTGCTGGCATTCTCCTCGATGGACAGATGCGAGGAATGAAGGTCGGACTCGTTGAAATGCAAGACTTTGCTGCAGGTACGTCAAGTAGGTCTACAAAATTAGTTCATGGTGGATTGCGCTATTTGAAGCAATTGGATATTGGTCTGGTTGCTGAAGTAGGGAAAGAAAGGGCAATTGTCTACGAGAATGCCCCTCATGTAACGACACCGCTTTGGATGCTTTTACCTATTATCGAACATGGCAGTTATGGCAAATTTACCAGTTCTATTGGAATCTATCTGTACGATCGCCTTGCAAAGGTGAAGCGTGGTGAGCGACGTAAGATGCTTTCTGCTTCACAAGCTCTAGAGAAGGAACCATTACTTCGCAAAGACAATTTGAAGGGGGCAGGGTATTATGTTGAATACAGAACGGATGATGCAAGGCTTACGTTAGAAATTATTAAAAAAGCAGTAGATCAAGGTGCGGTAGCGGTTAATTATACGAAGGTGGATTCATTGCTTTATGAAAATGGGATGATTATTGGAGCTAAAGTTGTCAATCTGTTAAATGGAGAGTTATTCTCTATTCGGGCTAAGCACGTGATTAACGCAACGGGTCCGTGGGTAGATGAGTTGCGGGATATCGATCATTCAAAACAGGGTAAAACGCTACATTTGACAAAAGGTGTACATCTTGTTATTGATGGAACTCGGTTTCCTTTACAGAATCCCGTATATTTTGACGTGCAGGATGGACGAATGATTTTTGCTATACCTCGTGATGGGAAAACGTATGTTGGTACAACAGATACGGACTATCATGGCGATGTAAAGAATCCTAGGGTGAGCCAACAAGATGTCGATTATCTCATTACATGTGTCAACTTTATGTTCCCAAGTGTCGAATTATCTAGGAAAGATATTGAAAGCTTTTGGGCTGGTGTTCGTCCTTTGATTCAAGAAGAAGGAAAAAGTGCATCTGAAATATCTCGCAAAGATGAAATTTTTCTTTCTAAAAGTGGTTTGATTACCATTGCGGGTGGTAAGTTAACGGGATATCGAGTCATGGCGGATAAAGCTGTTACTCATGTCGCTCATGCTTTGAAACATGAGGAACATATAGAATTTCCCCCGTGCACAACAGATAAGATATCATTATCGGGTGGCGAATTTAAGGACTCTGATGAATTGAGTGTATTTGTTGAGGACATGTGTACAAAAAGTGCTGACTTTGGATTATCTATAGTTGAAGCGCGTAAACTTGCTCATCGGTACGGAAAGAATATGGAGCGATTATATGCCATTCTTGAAAGCATGAATGAGGAATGGAAACGGAGTCGACTATCAGCCGAAGTATTTGCATCCTTACAGTATGGAATGCAATCTGAAATGGTAGTTACACCCTCGGATTTTTTCATTCGTCGAACTGGGGCCATGTTTTTTGATGTTGCATGGGTAAGTAAGTGGAAAGATTTGGTGATTGCTTATATGCAACAAACTTTAGGATGGTCAGATAAACAAACAGAAATTTATGATAAAGAATTAGAAGAACAGTTACGTGAGGCAACAGAAGTTTTGTAGTATAGATATATGGTGATTGGGTACCTTGGAATGACTTTGGGAATCTAAATGACCATACTTTATCTTTTGCTTAGTTGAATGAAATACGTTTGGAGGAATATCTGATGGAAATTACGCAAAAAATGATCCCTGCTACTAATCGAATCTCAGATATTGAATCGCTTGTACACAATCATTTTGAATATATGATTATGTTGCAAATTCATATATCGCAGCTTACTTATGTGGTTGA carries:
- the glpK gene encoding glycerol kinase GlpK → MQSYILSIDQGTTSSRAILVNKSGHITAFAQKECKQIFSNNGWVEHNALEIWDTVQSVIAEVVAHNHIRVSDIAAIGIANQRETTVIWDKNTGIPVYHAIVWQSRQTFDICEELRQKGYERIIHEKTGLLIDAYFSGTKVKWILDHIPGVREKAEQGELLFGTIDTWLVWKLTSGKRHVTDYSNASRTLMFNIYEKIWDEEILEILSIPKILLPEVCTSSEIYAKTDPSVFFGEAIPISGIAGDQQAALFGQTCFEPGMVKNTYGTGCFMLMNTGERAVRSDKGLLTTIAWGIDGKVEYALEGSIFVGGSAIQWLRDGLRMFKNASDSEQYASRVDSTNGVYMVPAFVGLGTPYWDSEARGAVFGLTRGTQKEHFVRATLEALAYQTKDVLAVMEEESGISLTKLRVDGGATLNHFLMQFQSDLLDVPVERPAILETTALGAAYLAGLAVGFWRDKREISSQTKIDRTFTNTMDNDTRSRLYLGWLKAVKATRTFTS
- a CDS encoding glycerol-3-phosphate dehydrogenase/oxidase translates to MSNQFSNEHRYSMYEYLQSTLLDVLVIGGGITGAGILLDGQMRGMKVGLVEMQDFAAGTSSRSTKLVHGGLRYLKQLDIGLVAEVGKERAIVYENAPHVTTPLWMLLPIIEHGSYGKFTSSIGIYLYDRLAKVKRGERRKMLSASQALEKEPLLRKDNLKGAGYYVEYRTDDARLTLEIIKKAVDQGAVAVNYTKVDSLLYENGMIIGAKVVNLLNGELFSIRAKHVINATGPWVDELRDIDHSKQGKTLHLTKGVHLVIDGTRFPLQNPVYFDVQDGRMIFAIPRDGKTYVGTTDTDYHGDVKNPRVSQQDVDYLITCVNFMFPSVELSRKDIESFWAGVRPLIQEEGKSASEISRKDEIFLSKSGLITIAGGKLTGYRVMADKAVTHVAHALKHEEHIEFPPCTTDKISLSGGEFKDSDELSVFVEDMCTKSADFGLSIVEARKLAHRYGKNMERLYAILESMNEEWKRSRLSAEVFASLQYGMQSEMVVTPSDFFIRRTGAMFFDVAWVSKWKDLVIAYMQQTLGWSDKQTEIYDKELEEQLREATEVL